The sequence below is a genomic window from Humulus lupulus chromosome 3, drHumLupu1.1, whole genome shotgun sequence.
CTTAAGATTTTGATTGTCCATTCAATTTTGTAGACCCTCTCAACTCATCTTTAACTGTCATAAGGACGCTTCTGTTTGCTTTTTATTGGAAGAATTGCCTTAGCGCCTTCACTTCAAAGTCTCCAAAGAAGTTAATTCGTAGGAGGttggcatttttttttttttttgttagggtGGGGCTTAAAGTAGTCAAATAGATTGAAACAAATAATAAGTACGATATCGTATAAATCATTTTGGAAAATACACCTTATGATGACCATGACCATAACAAACGGCTGTCAAATAATATTAGACAAGAAAAGAATCATTTGGACTGTAACAATGTGCATTACgcgttttaatttgtttttagtTACCAACGAAACGAAGTACATATAGCTAATAATAAGCCCATTTTTTGCAAATCTTGCTTATAATTCAATATTCGAAATCATATCTCAtctcaaattttctctctctttcgTTCCTTACGATTGAGAGAGAAATTAGGCTCATCATTCAAACCAACCAAGATGGCTCCTCATTCTTCGTCATCGTCATCATCATCGGAAGATGGTTCCAACAAAGAAGAACGACCCGTGGTCCGATCCACCGCCGAGCCCTACCCACCACCGTCTCCACAACCTCACCAGCCACCGGTTCCACCCCATCAACCAATAGGGTTCCCTCCCGTTATGGGCTATCCCCAACCCTATTCAAACAACTACCCTAATAACAACGGTAACGGTTACCACAACCCATATAATCCCTACACTCAACCCCCACCGCCCCAGTATTTCACAAACCAAACCTACTACGGCGGCTCCGGCAACAACGGCGGCTCCTCCTTCCTCAAGGGCTTTTTCGTCACGTTGATAATTATAGTACTCCTGATCTGCGTGTCCACCATCATAACATGGGTCATCCTACATCCACAAGTCCCCGTCTTCCACGTGGAGAGGCTGGCCGTGAGCAACCTTAACCTATCGAAGACTGATTTCTCCGCCACTTGGGACGCCAACTTGACGGCGGAGAATCCCAACCAAAAGCTCAAACTCAACTTCCATAAAATCAAGGGTTTTGTCTTCTTCAAGGAGCGATCGTTGTCGTTCTCGGATGTTGACCCGATGTTCTTGGAGACGAAGACACGTGGCACCTTGAAGTTGAGGCTGGCGAGCAACCAGACGAATGAAGATGTGATCGGAGACTGGGCGGTGGACGAGATGCGCCGGGAACGAGACCGCGGCTTTCTGACTTTGAATGTGAGACTGGCCGTGTTTGCGACATTCAAGTCCGGTTCTTGGTGGACCAGGCATGCGTTTATGAAGGTTTTTTGTGACAATTTGGACGTTCGATTCGTGGGTTCTGAAGCTAAGGGAGTTTGGACTGGTGGTAATAATTCTCCAAAATGTGAGGTTTTTTAATGttgatctgtttttttttttcttgaaaatgtTCTTCATTTACGTCAATTTTGTTGTATAGCTGGAGaattttattgattaattaatgcAGACGGTATATAGATGAATTTCTGAAGTATATTTCCTTATGAATTTGTATTCTACTTTTATCTTGGAAATTATATATTGAtttagtatataaatatatgataCTTTTAAAGTGTGGTTCCtacttttgtccatgtagggcttCAGGGCTTTTGTTATTTTAGCATGTGATTGTTATATTTAGCACATTTTATCAAAATGTATCATTTCAATTGTGTTCTAAAAAGTATGGCAAATTTGTCACATGATAAAAGTTGGTAACATTGACCAAAGAAAGCTCGCCCGGAGGAAAGGCTATGGTAACCTTACATTTGAGATCTCAAGGGACTGGGAATCTCGAGGTCAGGATCCAGATACACAGCGACCCGAAGCCTCTTCCTTTTTACCTCtccgacctcgtcaatctggcgtcGAAAATGGGCTCGGATGTCATCTCGTACGAGCTTTTCCTTGTTCTCCCGGATTAGCCATTGGTTTCGAGTAAACGACGATTCGGGCCGAGGAGATGCTGGGAAGTAAGGAATGGCAGgctcgggcccccaccgattctttgAAGACTacaacatctaacaagaaagaaaaatgtAAGGGCCCATAATTTTAAAGAGTGGAAAAGTTTAAAGGTCTTGATAACTCGACTTGTAGGCTCGAGATAACGAGATCGCCTTAATCGAGTGTGAAGGCTCAAAATGGAGAGGTTAGCTCGAATGCCTACCCCAAACTAATGTGAAGTTCAGGGTATCGAGAGTGCACCCTTACGAGAGTGGGACGAATATTACGAGTTTAAAATAATCTCGAATTTCTAGGGAAAAAGTTTGCAGTTACTCGAAAAGGATTCATTATCGAGATATGTGCAATAAAActctatttcttaagctacacgaaacccgTGAACTAATACCCCATAACCTAAAAAGGCTTCATTCTTATCTGTTTTTACCAAAAAAAACTTGGCCTAAATTATGTTTTTGACCTAAAAAAACCTACCAAAATCAAAAACTTATCTAGTGCAAAAGAGACCTTAAAAATATGATAGAAACTAGAACAAATTTTTCTTATGcacagaaaatatatatatttatatatagatataaggATCAAAAATTGCAGATGACCTGGGAAAAGAAGATATCGCCGATTGTATAAGAGGAAGCAGAAATGATCCCACTGAGTGGAAGGTTGAAAGATTACTTGTTTTTtgggtttagagaacatgcaaagaaaaagaaaactttgGTTTTTGTTTTCTCCGGTTCGTGTTTTATGAAGAATAAAGATGCAAAAGTGAAGAAGATGGTGTACaagaggaatatatatatatatatatatcttacctATTATATAAATGGCTATTAAACGGTATTTTGTATTTAACAGATTTTGGTACGATTTAACAGTTCGTTATTAACACTTTAACATAAATTTAATCAAACAATGCAACTGTTGAGAAATATACAACCATTACCATAGGACACAACCATTAGCATTTACAGCCATGATAAAAATCATTATCTCATCAAACCTCCTTTCTCATCATTATAAACTCGGATTGCATTTACAATACCGTATGGCAAACTTCTCCATGATGCGATCGATCTTTTGTGCCTCTCCAGGCAACCTGAACTCGCGTAGGAAAAACCTTATTGCTTCACCGAAATCTATCCCTTTAAAATTAAAGGAATCCACATAGGCATGCATAACTTTCAGTGGAAATTCATCTCTCTCACCCAAATAGCCACCGATCATTGTTTCATTCAAGCCATTAGTGTTCTTCATAAACAAAGCCACATCCTCTGCTGAACTACCAATTTTCATTACATTTATCAAGAACTCAATCCCCTTTGAAGGCTATAATTGAAAAAACCCAACTTTTCTTTTTCTATGTGTGTGtttatacactacaagaaaaaacagtattcataacacttaaaaactgctaaccgggactattgatagcacttctgaaaatgctaacatagcccctgttattaaaagtccagtcttttctataacaatttttgaatgttatgttcggtgttatcttaaactattcaataacacatttttaggtgctataatattcaaataataacatttagatagagtttttggttataaatttgaagtttaatcttgtacttttttcataacacttttcaactgttacatttgattatttcgataacatttttaatttgttatattatataaaccataacgattttttatgcttataatatgtttttaaatcataacattagtaataaaattttaaattttattttgataagtatacttatatggttttttttttaattaaaagattttcattattgtattttgataaaaaaaaattcaaaattaatcataaaatgtaattctcaatatattgataaaccataagtattacattaaacaataactaattcaaaccatgaatatgtctacttcatgagatcttagttctaacttaagtttgaaagcataacataataaagtttcttgaacattttttacttcaaatatGAAAAACAAacacattacaagatacacaaaagtaaaccatgcatgaaacttgctccatccttcaattcatcattcTTTGTGCACTTGTCCAGAAGACAAAATTCTCACATTCTATGATATCCCTTTGGGTCTGGTTGACAAGTCCTAGAAGTGATCTGAACCTAAAACAGCACATATGGACATTAGACACATATTATTTCCCTTAAAACCAAATAGATTATTACATAGATATGCATGAACATCAGATGAGATGAACCTCATACCACTAGCTATTTTGCACAACTTAACAAAGACCTGTAAAAGATTTCATTAACCCACTTGGAATCCAAACTAACATGTATTTAGCCCAGGTAATGAATGAATGCTATACTATAATTTTTACAGACTTATAATGAAATATCACTGGAACATTGTGCCAAGAACTTAAACAACTCTGAATTGTAGTAAATGGCTGAATGTTATTTGGGGATTGAATAGGGTTAATTAAACAAAGAGAACAAGCACTTAATTAAACTTTAAAGCATGATTTTTAATAGGCAGAAGCTTGTATTAGTTTTCAAGAGGGCACACAACATCATTAATACAAATCACAACTTATTTTTctcaaacaaaaaagaaaaaaaaactgtcATGCAAGTGCTTAATAGCGAGTCTTAACGAATCCATGAGAGGTAACTCAAATGGTTGGTTTGTGCCGCTAAGTACATAAATAACAATTGTTATAGTTTTATGGTTCCCAAATATTATAGATAGATGGAGAGCTAGTAAGAAAAAAACAGTGAACTTGAATGGTCCTTTACGTAAAATTTTCCTTCTAATCAAATATTGTAAATTAACAAAGCATTCTGATCCCATCAATTTAATCCAGTACATCACACGATACAGAGATAACAATAAGAGTAGTGaaaaatttatcaaacaaaatgaAAAATTTATCCAAAAGAACAGTAGTGACACATAATTTCAAGCCAGGGCAAGTGATCAAATTAGTAAGAACCCAATATAATATAAAGCTTAAATAAGAACAAAATAATGATAAAATTACCATATACATTAGAAATAAGAATAGCAGCATGCTTAGAGTAGGGAGAACCGATGACATAGGTGGGAAGGCCACCAAGTTTCTCGACATGGCCTGCTCCACTGTGTGGATCAAGGATTGGAGGGTCTGAGCAACACAAAGGTCCTGCTccactgctccactgtatagTTAATATATCAGtttcagaagaagaagaagaagaagataacagatttatttttttctttaagagGAAGAACAAGCTTTGAACATTTGCTAAACAATCTGAAACACAAAAACCCAGTCAGTCCTGGGTATAAGGGAGAATGACACTATCTAATAAATCAGTAAGGAGCATAATCTTTCTTACACAAAAAAATGACAGCATTTGAACAATAAGAATCCACCACAAAATTAGGGAGCCCATGCTCTTTGGCCAAATTTGATCAAATTTGAACTGGCTTTTTTAagcaattatttttatatttttataatcgaAATGCATAATTCATTCAGACAAAGTTGGCCATATTGCAAGACTAACATCAAATGTCCTCAACCGATTTAGACATCAGCGCCCACTTGGCTTGGCCATATTATGGGCGCACTCTTCAAATTCTTACACAAAAATAGGACCATTAATACCACATATATCCACTATTACTAATATTACACTAATCCCTTTAGAATAGTACAACAACAAATATTTGTCTAATTTAGCTCAGCTTCCTCAACATATAAGTTGGGtgtcattttttttaacaaaagggAATCTTGACTTGTTCCAAATATAATAACAGGTGGAAAAAGGGGAAGAAGTTTGGACTGGTTTCAAATATTAAGCTAGGGAACACtctcatataataataataagaagaaaaaaaagtagtAATAATGCTAAAAGACATACTGAATTCATTTATAATTAACTCTTATTATTTACTAGTTTTGATGTTAAGCACAATCATTGCTCTTATGTATATGCATAGGACAGTGGTgatgaatgagagagaaagtacAAGTGTTGGGGCATTGTAACTAACTAATGGGGaagttttggttttattttgaaGCGGTGGATTACCAATCACTGCTCTAAATCCCCTCTATTATGAGAATAACGTATGGGGCAGGGGAATAAAAACTAATGCTCAAACGAAAAGTTCCCACATATTGTAGTAAAAAGAATCATCTAGTTGTTTTTTATGCCCTGTTTTATTAATttgttttctatttctattgttgCTCTTTGCAACTACTTAGAAAATAATTCCCTTATATTGCTCTCTAAACaacttcaaaataaaacaaaagctagaaggaatcaaataactcaagaaaataaacacacaatatgtaaacaaaaacaaattataaacaCACAAAAGGCACCAGCAAttatgttattaaaataataagttaccatCAATTAGAAGCTGCATGAACAAGACAAACAAAATTCAAGAAACATATCATGTATAGCTAGATGCATATTACCATATAACATGCACCCAAATGCATATTACCATATATAATACTTGGcttttattgattttgtttttctcagtaaaaggaaaagaaaactgtgACTACACTTTGTTCATGGAAATTGTTACGTACATGGAAATTGAATAGAGTActgcataaaaataatatattacacTCAAAAAGCAACAAAACCAGAGATAAGAGAAAACTTCACTTCTTAATTAGCTAGCATATATGGAGTTAACAGTGTTCATAGAACAGCAAGTGGCCACAGTACTCTAAATTTCAAACATATGGTTCCAATTCTATGCGAAGCAAAGAATTCatgatgaaaaaataaatataaaaagtaaCAATGAATTTATAATAGCTAATACAATGCCACTGGAATATAACCATATGGAAAACAACTAAATTACTAGAATAATGCTATTGAAAATAACCATGAGGTGTAAACAAACTATTACGTGATGGATTGCAGCTTCTAAAATTCATAGAAATCTTACATATACTAAGGAAAAATTTAGCAATGAAATTAAGGGTTTAAGTTATTTCTCATACTAGTTCATCTTAAGGCTGCAAAAAGGGAACAAGGAGTTTAAGTTGGCTCAAGAAAAGATTATGTACTCTATATCCACCAGGTGAAGTTTTATGGAAGCTTTAATGGAATGAAGGCTACACTCAAGCAATTGAGTGGCAAAGAACTTACTGTTCCAGGATGGGTCAGAATATAGGCATATCCCTGTGCAAGCTTATCTCGTGGAAATGGCCAGTGACCCTGGAAGAAAATAGAAAGTTAATTTCCCTCAATTCAAGCTCATTAGATATAGATATCACTATATAAATAAGTTATAACTAAAATTTGTATAGTATTTGCTTATCAAGGATAAAAGTTTGGCTTCTTAACCAACATCAAGAAGTGCCAGTAGGAAAAAGCATAGAGAGCAGCATATAAGTAGTAGACAATCGCTCTAGCGAATCTTGCAAATTTGGCTATTCATACTACAGATCGTATTACCAATGTGCATGTTTGTGCCTTTTTCTGAATAATTAAATGCATGTAAGAGAGAGACCTGTGTTGATCCTGTATCATGGTTCTCTAGAAATGTGACAGCACGCGAAGGCCACCATCCCATAACTCCAGTTGGTTTGCCTTGAGGATCTATCAATCTCCAGTATTGATTATGCAGAGCAGAGTGGAGGATTCCCTGCACAAGGGCAATACCTCAAGAGTTTACATCTTTCATTGAAAATAAGTAAAATAAGAAATGAAATATCTGGGAAATTAAAATAGATATTATGAGAAACTTGAGAAAGCAGAAACATCACCTTTGTTGTGACATCAAATGCTGATGAAGTACCCCCTGTGGCATTGATCCAATTGACTATCCTTTGCCTATGAGCATCTATAATTTGAGTGTTCCATCCCCACACGcacaaaagtaaataaataaataaaagagtgtATCTTATATAAAGTAAACTGATCTTTTCTAGCTGCCTAACAAACAGTGCATGACATAAATAACATGATTCAGGTTCCCTTGCTTCAATTTCTAACTCattgttttgtaaaataattctAGGTCCACGTATGTATTGGTAGAGCAAGATCAAAATCTTAACCCATCTTGGGTAGCCAAAAAAGTCTCCAGACATCTAGACCCCAGATGAATAATCAAACATGGTATTTTAGAAATCTTGTATTCTATGCCCCAATCTGGAAGATCAATTCAACAAGTTTGTAggcacttgaaaaaaaaaattaaaaaaaaaaaaatgccacCCTGAAAACAGTGAGGTAGCAGGTAAATAAACTGTACGTGAATGCACATAGATCTCTCAACATTGAGCAAACATAACAGCTAAAATCCTTAAGTGAAGACTTTCTTTCGGGCCTTAAGTTCTTACCTTGATTGTAACACAAGTCGCCATGCTCATAACCTAAACTATCCCAATATTCTCCAATAGCAAATGCAGGATTTGAAGCTTCAATATATTCTTTTACATAAGAACCTGAGAAGCCCCTGTGAACAACATATAAGACAAAAACTTCTACTAAAATATAGGAATAGAAAtataattctgaatttatagaaccattcAAAACTTTCCCAAGCATCCTATCATTCCAATTAGTGTAATCTGCAGTTGACAAAAGTCACTGTGATACCTCTTAAATTAGTCTCCTTTGAACATCAAGGTGACACATGTTACAATTAGATGGCATGTTCAGTCAGAAAAGTTGAGTACAGTACTAAACAAATGAAATTGACTGGAGCATATAGAATATTAATGTCCTTAGCAGAGCCGTCTAAAGACATGACTTTATAAAGTTATGCTTCATTCATATCAATATCAGCATCTTTGACTCAAAAAGACAAAAATGGGATAGATCTCAAAGATGGAAAGAATGATGTTCATTTATTGTAAAAGTCACTGATGACCTGTAAATGCACAAGCACACAGTGCTCTCAACAATACAAacagaatttttatttttatttttatttttaaatgaatgGTGATGAGGATCTAATCTCATATACATTGCTTTCCATCCAGCTTCATCATTGTGATCTATGAATAAGCAATCCTAGCACAGAAATCAGCAGGAAGTGTTTGAAACACATGTAAAGCTTAAAAAGTTGAGAAATACATTACCTCACGAAGTCGAGGCGCCACCCATCATAACCAATGTAATTTCGAGGCCAATTTAACCACTCTTTTATATCTTTTCTTACAAACTCCTGGGAATGATCGATGTTTGGTGCAG
It includes:
- the LOC133825575 gene encoding alpha-amylase 3, chloroplastic-like yields the protein MVQQAVQGGAPAAYAQEMERLTAKESLLLAEHLKEMKLFSYMPSDMYNLNSTYGSEEELKHCIEEMHSQDLLALGDVVLNHRCAHKQSPNGVWNIFGGKLSWGPEAIVCDDPNFQGRGNPSSGDIFHAAPNIDHSQEFVRKDIKEWLNWPRNYIGYDGWRLDFVRMLGKVLNGSINSELYFYSYILVEVFVLYVVHRGFSGSYVKEYIEASNPAFAIGEYWDSLGYEHGDLCYNQDAHRQRIVNWINATGGTSSAFDVTTKGILHSALHNQYWRLIDPQGKPTGVMGWWPSRAVTFLENHDTGSTQGHWPFPRDKLAQGYAYILTHPGTWSSGAGPLCCSDPPILDPHSGAGHVEKLGGLPTYVIGSPYSKHAAILISNVYAEDVALFMKNTNGLNETMIGGYLGERDEFPLKVMHAYVDSFNFKGIDFGEAIRFFLREFRLPGEAQKIDRIMEKFAIRCIV
- the LOC133825574 gene encoding uncharacterized protein LOC133825574, with the translated sequence MAPHSSSSSSSSEDGSNKEERPVVRSTAEPYPPPSPQPHQPPVPPHQPIGFPPVMGYPQPYSNNYPNNNGNGYHNPYNPYTQPPPPQYFTNQTYYGGSGNNGGSSFLKGFFVTLIIIVLLICVSTIITWVILHPQVPVFHVERLAVSNLNLSKTDFSATWDANLTAENPNQKLKLNFHKIKGFVFFKERSLSFSDVDPMFLETKTRGTLKLRLASNQTNEDVIGDWAVDEMRRERDRGFLTLNVRLAVFATFKSGSWWTRHAFMKVFCDNLDVRFVGSEAKGVWTGGNNSPKCEVF